CTCACCGGAATTGCGAACAGCCCTTCCAGTGACGGAATCGCTGCGGTTGCCGATTCACAAGTCCGCCCCCAAGAGGTACTCAAGCTAGCAATGACGAAGCCGATTCTCCACACTATTGAAATGGCGATCCATCCCATTCCATTCTAATGCGGCCCTGAGTTTTGTATTGTTTTTCGACAAATCAAAGACTCTATCTTGTTCTAATCGAACCATCGCCACGTTCCGTGATGTCACCATTCCTCGCAAAGACGTCGCCGCATGATCGAATTTTATTGTCCGCACTGCGACAAGCTTTTGAAGACGTCTCCCGATCGAGCGGGCCTCGAAGCCAAGTGTCCTGGCTGCGGTGAACTCGTCGTGGTCCCCACTCCGTCAACGGAGGGAGATCAATTCGGCGAACCACATGATGCAGTGGTCGATGATCATTCCGATGTGCGCTGCCCGGTCTGCGGCGAACCGATCTTGCCGCATCAGTCACGTTGCTCGCTGTGCGGTGCCGCATTCGAACGCGATCAATCGAATCCCGAGCGCCTCAGTCGTCAACGAGAGACTCGGCCGTTTCCACCAGGTGAAGTCATTTCAGAAGCCGTCAGAATCTGGTCGAAGCGATGGCCGCTGCTGGCCGCCGCATTTCTGCTGAAATGCGTTCTCATCGGACTCCCCGCGGTCGTTTTGCTCGGCCTGTTCGCAATCGTCCAATCCGCTTTTGTGCCGAATCAACAAGGAAACGACGACGTCGTCGTCGGTATTCTATTGGGAGGAACTCTGCTCCTAACTCTGCTCACATTGGCCCTTACGACCTATCTGCAGGCCGGATCTTTTGTACTGCATCTGAAAGTCGCACGGCAACAGCCCGCATCCATCGGAGATCTGTTTGCAGGGGGGCCCTATTGGTCTCGAATGTTTGTATGCGGACTGCTGGTCAATCTGATGATTTGCCTGGCCGCGATCGCCTGCTTCATTCCAAGTCTGATTGTGCAGGCGATTTTTCTGCCTTACGGATACATCCTGGTGGGAGAAAATCGATCGAGTCTGGACTGTCTGTCTCGTTCCAAAGAACTGACCGACGGAAACTGGGGATCACTGTTGCTACTCGTCATCCTCAGCATCGCGTGTTACTACGTGGGCATGATTGCCTGCTACATTGGTTTGGTTTTGACGGTGCCACTTGTCGACCTGTTTTCCGCAGTGGCCTATGAACGGATGTTGCAGCAGACGCCCATGAGCAAGCTCAACTCTGACTCTTGAGAAGCCTTTTATCGTTCTCGTTGCCAAACTCCCGCTTGGCAACGCACGAGAATATGCGGGGAATGTGCAACGTCTCACGTCAGAATCCCAAGCGTGCGTCCCATACGCCCAGGATTCCTTTCGGCTGCCCAATCGACTCGGTCACCAACACGATGCACCTGATCAGCCGGTGACTCGCAGCAACTCGATCGCCCGCTTGACATAATCGAATCCGCTCCAAAGCGTGACCGCGACCATTGTCCAGAGCAGAATATCTCGCACGAGAGGCAATCCGATCGGGCCGACTGACCATGCAGCGTAGGCAGGGTCGAGCGACAGCAGCGCCAACGTCGCGGCCACACACTGCAAAAACATCTTCAGCTTGCCAGACGCCGACGCCGAGAAATCGGCCCCCTGCTGCTCGAGATAGCCACGCAGGCTGGTGACCAGAATTTCGCGCCCCAGCACAATCACCACCATCCAGGGCGTCACACCCGATTGCGGATGCGGCAATAAGAACAGAAATGTGCCGATTGTAATGAACTTATCGACGAACGGATCGAGGATCCGCCCCAGCTGAGTGATGAGCTGATACTTCCGGGCAATATAGCCGTCGAGCACATCGGTCGCGACCGAGAACACGAACAGCCCCGCGGCCCACACCCAGGCAGTGCTCCACTGAATCAGTGCAAACAGAACAAACGACAACAGCAGCCGCGCCAGCGTGATCGCATTTGGCACATTCAGTGACCGCTCTGCGGGCTTCTGCGGATGAGAGGTTGTGGTATTCATGCCCTCATCCTACGGCGACAAGCGAGAGAAACAACCATGAATTCCACTCCACCCCAGCGAGCCAACATCCAATGCATTGATCGTGACCGATGATCCCCGTTTTACAACTCTGTGCCTCCGCGTCTCTGTGTCTCCCTCACCGCCAGTGCGCCACCCGAAGTACGCGACACGTACAAGTGGGTCCAGTGGGGGTGAGGGAGACACAGAGACGCGGAGGCACAGAGAAAACGCAAAATTTCTCGACGTCAACCTTGACGGCCTGTTGAAATCCATTGTGGACGAATAAGCAACTCTGAACCGAAAATGTGGGCTAAACTAGACAGTAGCTTCCAACCGTTCGCGCTCCGTATGATGCACTGAACAAGCGCGACGCAACACTTATTACCCGTCTCATTTGAGAAGCAGGCGACTCATGATTTGTATCTCCGTGACACCCGAATCGAGGCAGCTTGCAAAGGTTGATATCTACAATGCTTCGAATCAGTGCGACCTGGTCGAGGTCTGCCTTGATCGGCTGCACAAAGAACCTGATGTCAAAGACATGATTTCCGGCAGCAAAATGCCCGTGCTGATCTCGTGCCGTCCACCTGAAGAGGGTGGGAAGTTCGAGGGGACGGAAGACGAACGGCTGGCACTTTTGCGTCAGGCGATCCTGGCAGGGCCCGCCTATGTGGAACTCGACCCCGATTCGGCGATGAAGATCCCTCGCTTCGGAACAACTCAGCGAGTCGTCAGCTTTGCCAGCATGACGCGTCCGCTGAGCGATGTCGAAGAAGTGTTTGACGAGGCAACACGCTGTAAGGCCGATATCGTCAAGTTCACCTGGCCCACAGACACACTTGAACAGGCTTGGCCGCTGCTGGCCGTCGTTAGCCAAAAGCGCATGCTGCCTGTCGTCGGGTTGGGACTGGGACGATGTGGACTCACCTTCTCCCTGCTCGGACGCAAATACGGTTCCCCCTGGATCTATGCTGCACTCGAACGCGGTATGGAAGCGTTTCCCGGTCAGCCAACGGTGGGAGAGCTCGATGACGTC
This genomic interval from Schlesneria paludicola DSM 18645 contains the following:
- a CDS encoding bL32 family ribosomal protein, producing the protein MIEFYCPHCDKLLKTSPDRAGLEAKCPGCGELVVVPTPSTEGDQFGEPHDAVVDDHSDVRCPVCGEPILPHQSRCSLCGAAFERDQSNPERLSRQRETRPFPPGEVISEAVRIWSKRWPLLAAAFLLKCVLIGLPAVVLLGLFAIVQSAFVPNQQGNDDVVVGILLGGTLLLTLLTLALTTYLQAGSFVLHLKVARQQPASIGDLFAGGPYWSRMFVCGLLVNLMICLAAIACFIPSLIVQAIFLPYGYILVGENRSSLDCLSRSKELTDGNWGSLLLLVILSIACYYVGMIACYIGLVLTVPLVDLFSAVAYERMLQQTPMSKLNSDS
- the pgsA gene encoding CDP-diacylglycerol--glycerol-3-phosphate 3-phosphatidyltransferase — its product is MNTTTSHPQKPAERSLNVPNAITLARLLLSFVLFALIQWSTAWVWAAGLFVFSVATDVLDGYIARKYQLITQLGRILDPFVDKFITIGTFLFLLPHPQSGVTPWMVVIVLGREILVTSLRGYLEQQGADFSASASGKLKMFLQCVAATLALLSLDPAYAAWSVGPIGLPLVRDILLWTMVAVTLWSGFDYVKRAIELLRVTG